One Phaseolus vulgaris cultivar G19833 chromosome 4, P. vulgaris v2.0, whole genome shotgun sequence DNA window includes the following coding sequences:
- the LOC137837831 gene encoding probable GPI-anchored adhesin-like protein PGA55: MDGVQLLVSPPINRLKIDQCKGPRMPLPSYAYSAKSCTKKGFTSSNVLRRCQNKIANRASKLNELPDNSSSQSSLVCSTGLFPDSSAEVNSSNKHASKSKEDDKSLKKNSRKRARKKFRRNKKKSSDSGSTELEVLTEEYVSASLTSETCSSIVGDKEGTAEFSTSDDRLIKSDCDRNEMNDNIKVMEAPNNSNSYLDQAAMSKDSSPIIPSSAGECATFESKNQLKGRGPEAVIDREIKNIQHAQPCSFNDIQDTLVIDSVSVGSRSDGSINADDIGKQSNKANCTTISDSQDGYFLCQNLTNDIHNNCEHMEGVMHSGQNCISNDKRVKQKRTMSNSSGLNKFGGVGILHSRKGKENSHSVWQKVQKNSSDGCGSDLKKVNTTLSQLASIVEKDPSVIKECNSVGVHGVSKTEDKKQMKNKIGKKSKGKMDLVSKKGQSNYSRKNLHFNRSLSNDHGKVGVQQNDMLHISSQEFDQHGLINDSGLNSDVHCLRDGVQTVGVEQVTSEQIHSAEFHLEESNPQNSACHTVVKTKKESIDSQDSSLVMPSENVNQSNMSVELSPASCDLEGDEVGQTEKEVSSADCNAQNQCSGTTLWKWIPVGKKDTGLEKSESNILPPDYFDASSSNNFNYESSVEPEVVSSESKDSSLNASRTSNGQSYNNVCCLGEGENHKLGGQVAFTLTQHRDKQEVSNHMFYESKNQEMLEKDSYRISQAVNDACRAQLACEAVHMATGGPVAEFERLLHFGSPVICKSLDSISCSTCSHNHAGAVSLCRHEIPNLPLGCLWQWYEKHGSYGLEISAQDHENPKRQGGVGDFPFRAYFVPSLSAVQLFKNHENQCVNSGENLSTCEVSEACEMIDISENSSTASQQSIFSVLFPQPRNQDASIETPKETASISNRSIPSINSMCSGDLELLFEYFEFEQPQQRQPLYEKIQELVRGNIPIQSSTYGDPTKLDSINLRDLHPRSWFSVAWYPIYRIPDGNFRASFLTYHSLGHLVRRRTGSDLSTTGSCIVSPAVGLQSYNVQGECWFKLKNSAVAAAEMVALDASLVLRERLKTLEETASLMARAVVNKGKLTCTNRHPDYEFFLSRRRY; the protein is encoded by the exons ATGGATGGTGTGCAGCTGCTTGTCTCTCCACCGATTAATAGGTTGAAGATTGATCAATGTAAGGGCCCTAGAATGCCTCTTCCTTCCTATGCTTATTCTGCTAAATCATGTACAAAAAAAGGCTTTACTAGTTCAAATGTGCTTCGTCGATGTCAAAACAAGATTGCCAACAGAGCTTCTAAACTGAATGAATTACCTGACAATTCGAGTTCTCAGAGCTCATTAGTCTGCAGCACTGGTTTGTTCCCTGATAGTTCTGCAGAAGTTAATTCATCCAATAAGCATGCAAGTAAATCCAAGGAAGACGATAAGTCTTTGAagaaaaactcaagaaaacGTGCAAGAAAGAAATTTAGACGGAATAAGAAGAAGTCAAGTGACAGTGGCTCTACTGAACTCGAAGTTCTTACCGAGGAATATGTCAGTGCAAGTTTGACTTCTGAAACCTGCAGCAGCATTGTTGGGGATAAGGAGGGCACGGCAGAATTTTCAACTTCTGATGATAGATTAATAAAATCTGATTGTGACAGAAATGAGATGAATGACAACATCAAAGTTATGGAAGCACCTAACAATAGTAACTCTTATCTTGATCAGGCAGCGATGTCAAAAGATTCTTCACCTATTATTCCAAGTTCTGCAGGAGAATGTGCCACATTTGAATCCAAGAATCAGCTTAAAGGTAGGGGCCCTGAGGCAGTCATTGATAGAGAAATAAAGAACATCCAACATGCTCAGCCATGCAGTTTTAATGATATACAAGACACTTTAGTGATTGATTCAGTTTCAGTTGGTTCCAGAAGTGATGGAAGTATAAATGCAGATGATATAGGAAAACAGTCCAACAAGGCAAATTGCACAACCATTTCAGATTCGCAAGACGGATATTTTCTTTGTCAAAACCTGACGAATGATATTCACAATAACTGTGAACATATGGAAGGGGTTATGCACAGTGGTCAAAATTGCATCAGTAATGATAAGAGAGTTAAGCAGAAGAGAACAATGTCAAACAGTTCAGGTTTAAACAAATTTGGGGGCGTTGGAATTTTGCACAGTCGAAAAGGGAAGGAAAACAGTCATTCTGTGTGGCAAAAGGTTCAGAAAAATAGTTCTGATGGATGTGGCAGTGATTTGAAGAAAGTAAACACTACTTTGTCACAACTTGCTTCCATTGTGGAAAAGGATCCCTCGGTTATCAAAGAATGTAATTCTGTTGGTGTACATGGTGTATCAAAAACTGAGGAtaagaaacaaatgaaaaataaaattggtaAGAAATCAAAAGGTAAAATGGACTTGGTGTCAAAAAAGGGACAGAGCAATTATTCTAGGAAGAATTTGCATTTTAACAGGTCTTTGTCAAATGATCATGGGAAGGTTGGTGTTCAACAGAATGATATGTTGCATATCTCATCTCAGGAATTTGATCAGCATGGATTGATCAATGATTCTGGATTGAATTCTGATGTTCACTGCTTGCGGGACGGGGTCCAGACCGTTGGAGTTGAACAGGTAACATCTGAACAAATTCACAGTGCAGAATTTCATCTGGAGGAGTCAAATCCACAAAATAGTGCCTGCCATACTgttgtaaaaacaaaaaaggaaaGTATAGATAGTCAGGATAGCTCATTAGTAATGCCAAGTGAGAATGTCAATCAATCAAATATGTCTGTGGAGCTGTCTCCAGCGTCTTGCGATCTTGAAGGTGATGAGGTTGGTCAAACAGAGAAAGAAGTTTCTTCTGCAGATTGCAATGCACAAAACCAGTGCTCTGGAACTACCTTATGGAAATGGATACCAGTTGGGAAAAAAGATACAGGGCTGGAAAAATCTGAATCAAATATTTTACCACCGGATTATTTTGATGCATCCTCTAGTAACAATTTTAACTATGAAAGTAGTGTTGAACCAGAAGTGGTCTCTTCTGAAAGTAAGGATTCTTCACTAAATGCAAGCAGAACATCAAATGGCCAGAGTTACAACAATGTGTGCTGTCTAGGTGAGGGTGAGAACCATAAATTGGGTGGGCAGGTTGCATTTACATTGACACAGCATAGGGACAAGCAAGAAGTTTCTAATCACATGTTTTATGAAAGCAAAAATCAAGAAATGTTAGAAAAGGATTCTTACAGAATATCTCAAGCTGTGAATGATGCATGTAGGGCACAACTAGCTTGTGAAGCGGTGCACATGGCTACAGGTGGCCCAGTTGCAGAGTTTGAAAGACTACTTCATTTTGGTAGTCCTGTGATTTGTAAATCACTTGATTCAATCAGTTGTTCAACCTGTTCACACAACCATGCTGGTGCTGTCTCACTCTGCAGACATGAGATCCCTAACCTACCTTTGGGATGCCTGTGGCAGTGGTATGAGAAACATGGGAGCTATGGATTAGAGATAAGTGCTCAGGATCATGAAAATCCGAAGAGACAAGGAGGTGTTGGTGATTTTCCATTCCGGGCGTATTTTGTCCCTTCTTTATCAGCAGTTCAGCTGTTTAAGAACCATGAAAATCAATGTGTAAATAGCGGTGAAAATCTTTCAACTTGTGAAGTTTCAGAGGCATGCGAAATGATTGATATTTCAGAAAACTCATCTACTGCCAGTCAACAATCAATATTTTCTGTTCTCTTTCCTCAGCCTCGCAATCAGGATGCAAGCATTGAAACACCAAAGGAGACAGCTTCTATCAGCAATAGATCTATTCCGTCTATCAACTCAATGTGCTCTGGTGATTTAGAACttctttttgaatattttgaatttgagcAACCTCAACAAAGACAGCCTCTGTATGAGAA GATACAAGAACTTGTTAGAGGAAATATACCAATCCAGTCTTCAACATATGGGGACCCAACAAAACTGGATTCAATAAACCTGCGAGATCTTCACCCTAGATCTTG GTTCTCAGTTGCATGGTATCCTATTTACCGCATACCAGATGGCAACTTTCGTGCATCTTTTTTGACTTACCATTCACTTGGGCATTTGGTTCGTAGAAGAACAGGTTCAGATTTGTCAACAACAGGTTCTTGCATAGTATCCCCAGCTGTAGGTCTTCAAAGCTACAATGTCCAG GGAGAATGCTGGTTCAAGCTGAAGAACTCTGCAGTAGCAGCAGCAGAAATGGTGGCCTTAGACGCTTCTTTAGTTCTGAGAGAACGTTTGAAGACACTTGAGGAAACAGCATCTCTGATGGCAAGAGCTGTGGTGAACAAGGGGAAGCTAACATGTACAAACAGACATCCAGATTATGAGTTTTTCTTGTCTAGGCGACGGTATTGA